The Sphingopyxis sp. BE259 nucleotide sequence CGCGGCGATTGCGGAAGCGGGGCAGCAGCGCTGCGGAATCGACAAGGGCGGCGACGTCCTGGAACTGGCTAGTGAAGCCGACGTCCTCGTCGATTTCTCGTCGCCCGCGGCGCTCGAAGCGACGCTGGACGCCTGCATCGCGTCGAAGAAGCCGGTCGTCATCGGCACGACTGGACTGGAGGAACGCCATCATTATCTGATCGACGATGCCGCCGCCGACATCGCGGTGCTCCAGACCGGCAACACCTCGCTCGGCGTCACGTTGCTCGCACATCTGGTGCGCGAGGCGGCGGCGCGGCTCGATCCCGAATATGACATCGAAATCGTCGAAATGCATCACCGGATGAAGGTCGATGCGCCCAGCGGCACCGCGCTGCTGCTAGGGCAGGCGGCCGCCGACGGACGCGGGATCGACCTTGCCGCGGCTTCCGAGCGCGGCCGCGATGGGGTCACCGGCGCGCGCGGGCGCGGTAACATAGGCTTTGCCAGCCTGCGCGGCGGCACCGTCGCGGGGGATCATGACGTGATCTTTGCCGGGCCGGAGGAAATGATCACTTTGTCGCACCGCGCCGAAAACCGCATGATCTTTGCCCGCGGCGCGGTGCGCGCCGCGCTGTGGCTGACCGGGCAACAGCCGGGGCGCTACATAATGCCGCAGGTGCTGGGGCTGCCCGACCGGTGAAAAAGGCCGATATTTTCGAATTCTACCGCCGCCTTGCCGAACTGAACCCGGCGCCCGAAACCGAACTGGCCTATGGCAACACCTATCAATTGCTCGTGGCGGTGGTGCTGTCGGCGCAGGCGACCGACGTCGGGGTGAACAAGGCGACGCGGCGATTGTTCGCGGACGTGACGACGCCGCAGCAGATGATCGATCTGGGCGAAGATGGCCTGAAGGATCATATCAAGACGATCGGGCTGTTCAATGGCAAGGCGAAAAACGTCATCGCGCTCTCCGAAATCCTCGTCCGCGATTTTGGCGGCGAAATCCCCGCCGACCGCGACACGCTGGTCGAATTGCCGGGGGTCGGGCGCAAGACCGCCAATGTCGTGATGAACTGCGCCTTTGGGGCGGAAACCTTTGCCGTCGACACCCATATTTTTCGCGTCGGCAATCGCACCGGCCTAGCGCCCGGCAAGACCGTGCTGGCGGTCGAAAAGGCGCTGGAGAAAGGCACCCCCGGCCCGTTCCGCGTCGGCGCGCACCATTGGCTGATCCTTCACGGCCGCTACATCTGCAAGGCACGCACGCCGGAATGCTGGCGTTGCCCGGTGGTCGATCTGTGCCGGTTCAAACCAAAGACGGCGCCGCCGAAGGGGTGGCAGGCCGGTTGACCCGCTTCTTTTTCACAAATGTCGGCTTTGGGGTGGGGAGCGGACGTTCCCCACCCTCGTCACCCCGGACTTGATCCGGGGTCCATGACCCCTTGCGCCGCGGCAATCTTGAGAGGGCGCAGGGATCCCGGATCAAGCCCGGGATGACGAAAGTTTATGTCCGCTATCGGTCGAAAGCAGCCACGCCAACACCTAAATATAGTCTTGACTAACTTTTTGCCGCCGACCAGCGTCGTCGCGCGGGCGGCGGGAGAGAGGCATGAGCTGGAGCAACTGGTCGGGCAGCGTCACCGCGGCGGCGCAAATCGCCCGCCCGCATAGCGAGGACGAACTCGCCGCGCTCATCCGCAGTGCGCGCAAGCTGCGCGTTATCGGCGCCGGGCACAGTTTCATGCCGCTGTGCGAATCGGACGAGCTGATTGTCAGCCTCGACGATCTGGCGGGCGAGATGCACAGCGCCGCCGATCGCCGGACCGCGCACATTCC carries:
- the dapB gene encoding 4-hydroxy-tetrahydrodipicolinate reductase produces the protein MTSIGIIGREGRMGVALAAAIAEAGQQRCGIDKGGDVLELASEADVLVDFSSPAALEATLDACIASKKPVVIGTTGLEERHHYLIDDAAADIAVLQTGNTSLGVTLLAHLVREAAARLDPEYDIEIVEMHHRMKVDAPSGTALLLGQAAADGRGIDLAAASERGRDGVTGARGRGNIGFASLRGGTVAGDHDVIFAGPEEMITLSHRAENRMIFARGAVRAALWLTGQQPGRYIMPQVLGLPDR
- the nth gene encoding endonuclease III, translating into MKKADIFEFYRRLAELNPAPETELAYGNTYQLLVAVVLSAQATDVGVNKATRRLFADVTTPQQMIDLGEDGLKDHIKTIGLFNGKAKNVIALSEILVRDFGGEIPADRDTLVELPGVGRKTANVVMNCAFGAETFAVDTHIFRVGNRTGLAPGKTVLAVEKALEKGTPGPFRVGAHHWLILHGRYICKARTPECWRCPVVDLCRFKPKTAPPKGWQAG